The following proteins are encoded in a genomic region of Triticum dicoccoides isolate Atlit2015 ecotype Zavitan chromosome 1B, WEW_v2.0, whole genome shotgun sequence:
- the LOC119308497 gene encoding leucine-rich repeat protein 1-like, with protein sequence MAPTAAGSLLPLSVIVLATVASTVLLAPVAAKDIDALLALKSGLHDPNGALKSWDPQLVNPCTWFYITCDDNKRVTRIGIARLNLSGPLAPELGQLDRLEYLHIYDNHFTGPIPKELVGLSNLINADFSNNNFCGPIPTSGPFKHIPRRSFANNPRLGKKC encoded by the exons ATGGCGCCCACAGCGGCCGGATCACTACTGCCCCTGTCGGTCATCGTCCTTGCGACGGTCGCATCAACCGTTCTGCTGGCGCCGGTGGCGGCGAAGGACATTGACGCACTCTTGGCCCTGAAGAGCGGCTTACATGACCCCAACGGCGCATTGAAGAGCTGGGACCCGCAGCTGGTGAACCCTTGCACTTGGTTCTACATCACTTGCGACGACAACAAACGCGTCACCCGCAT AGGCATTGCCCGCCTGAACCTGTCCGGACCGCTGGCGCCGGAGCTTGGCCAACTGGACCGCCTAGAATATTT GCACATTTATGACAACCACTTCACCGGCCCGATCCCAAAGGAACTGGTTGGGCTCTCCAACCTGATAAATGC GGATTTCTCAAACAACAACTTCTGCGGCCCGATTCCAACCTCTGGACCGTTTAAGCACATACCTCGTCGTAG CTTTGCCAACAACCCGCGCCTGGGCAAGAAGTGCTAG